The following are from one region of the Streptomyces rubrogriseus genome:
- a CDS encoding VWA domain-containing protein — MTATSLSKGANVAVDSPAVRAELVWSPGPGVPEVDASALLLTSAGRVRDDGDFVLYNQPRHTSGAVGHLGKRAGPGANPGTTTDSVEVDLRAVEAAVERIVLCASADGGTFGRVPGLSLRLLDAATGTELARFDMTADTETALVGGELYRRGGTWKFRAVGQGYASGLAGLATDFGITVDDDAPPSAPATPATAPPTAPPVPTPPTTAVPPPVPASPPPPASPPAPAPAATGPRFTKGEERLPVDMRKRLSLRKEQVAVSLSKHGAAGITARVVLVLDASGSMSFLYSKGVVADVVERMAAVAAQLDDDGEMQAWTFASNPARLPDLRLGDLPEWLRLHVRVGEISLFRRGRKKGLHPEQVDMRAVGIQNEEQKVIAEVRAFVRADPAPVPTLVLFFSDGGVYRNAEIERELREAVEEPVFWQFVGLGRSDYGVLERFDTLPGRRVDNVGFFAVDDIGTVPDPELYDRLLSEFPSWVTAAGRAGIL, encoded by the coding sequence ATGACAGCCACCTCCTTGAGCAAGGGTGCCAACGTCGCCGTCGACTCCCCCGCGGTGCGTGCCGAACTCGTGTGGTCCCCCGGACCGGGCGTCCCCGAGGTCGACGCCTCCGCCCTGCTGCTCACCTCGGCCGGGCGGGTGCGGGACGACGGTGACTTCGTCCTCTACAACCAACCCCGCCACACGTCCGGCGCGGTGGGCCACCTGGGCAAGCGGGCCGGCCCCGGTGCGAACCCGGGTACCACGACCGATTCCGTCGAGGTGGATCTGCGCGCGGTCGAGGCGGCGGTCGAACGCATCGTCCTGTGCGCCTCGGCGGACGGCGGCACCTTCGGCCGGGTTCCGGGGCTGTCGCTGCGGTTGCTGGACGCCGCGACCGGCACCGAACTGGCCCGGTTCGACATGACGGCCGACACGGAGACCGCGCTGGTCGGCGGCGAGTTGTACCGGCGCGGAGGGACGTGGAAGTTCCGTGCGGTGGGACAGGGGTACGCCTCCGGGCTGGCGGGACTGGCGACCGACTTCGGCATCACCGTGGACGACGACGCTCCCCCGTCGGCGCCCGCCACCCCGGCCACCGCCCCGCCCACGGCTCCTCCGGTGCCCACCCCGCCGACGACAGCCGTACCGCCACCGGTCCCGGCGTCGCCACCGCCACCGGCGTCGCCACCGGCCCCGGCGCCGGCCGCCACCGGCCCCCGGTTCACCAAGGGTGAGGAGCGCCTCCCCGTGGACATGCGCAAGCGGCTGTCCCTGCGCAAGGAGCAGGTCGCGGTCAGCCTGAGCAAGCACGGGGCGGCCGGGATCACCGCGCGCGTCGTCCTCGTACTGGACGCCTCCGGGTCGATGTCCTTCCTCTACTCCAAGGGCGTCGTCGCGGACGTCGTGGAGCGGATGGCCGCCGTCGCCGCGCAGTTGGACGACGACGGGGAGATGCAGGCCTGGACCTTCGCCTCCAACCCGGCGCGCCTGCCCGACCTGCGCCTGGGCGACCTGCCCGAGTGGCTGCGGCTGCACGTGCGGGTGGGGGAGATCAGCCTGTTCCGGCGGGGCAGGAAGAAGGGCCTGCACCCCGAGCAGGTCGACATGCGGGCGGTCGGCATCCAGAACGAGGAGCAGAAGGTGATCGCCGAGGTCCGGGCCTTCGTCCGGGCCGACCCGGCACCGGTCCCGACCCTGGTGCTGTTCTTCTCCGACGGCGGTGTCTACCGCAACGCCGAGATCGAGCGGGAGTTGCGGGAGGCCGTGGAGGAACCCGTCTTCTGGCAGTTCGTCGGGCTCGGGCGCTCCGACTACGGGGTGCTGGAGCGGTTCGATACCCTGCCGGGCCGTCGCGTCGACAACGTCGGCTTCTTCGCC
- a CDS encoding IclR family transcriptional regulator: MQRAMRLLERVAEHEYGAPAKQLARETGLALPTAYHLLRTLVHEGYLRRDKGLFFLGEAAERLSSSGAEQKRRSTVVDTMARWRDAIGVPVYYAMYRDGEIEVMCVSDTPGTPAVEEWADFRETGHAHAIGQCLLSQLDDDARRDHLDRYPVQPLTPYTVRDGHSLLKRLERMRRMAPVTERQEYALGTVCAAIPITVGTTAATMAISLPLHQADRLLPAAQRLQNEVGRRLGSLALSISI; this comes from the coding sequence GTGCAGCGCGCGATGCGCCTGCTCGAACGCGTCGCGGAGCACGAGTACGGAGCCCCCGCCAAGCAACTGGCCCGCGAGACGGGACTGGCGCTCCCCACGGCCTACCACCTGCTGCGCACCCTGGTGCACGAGGGCTATCTGCGCCGGGACAAGGGGCTGTTCTTCCTCGGTGAGGCCGCCGAGCGGCTGAGCAGCAGCGGGGCCGAGCAGAAACGTCGCAGCACGGTGGTCGACACCATGGCGCGCTGGCGCGACGCGATCGGCGTCCCCGTGTACTACGCCATGTACCGGGACGGCGAGATCGAGGTCATGTGCGTCTCCGACACCCCGGGCACTCCGGCGGTCGAGGAATGGGCGGACTTCCGGGAGACGGGACACGCACACGCCATCGGGCAGTGTCTGCTGTCCCAGCTGGACGACGACGCGCGCCGCGACCACCTGGACCGCTACCCGGTGCAGCCCCTCACGCCGTACACGGTGCGTGACGGCCACAGTCTCCTGAAGCGGCTGGAACGCATGCGCCGGATGGCGCCGGTGACCGAGCGCCAGGAGTACGCGCTGGGGACGGTCTGCGCGGCGATCCCGATCACCGTCGGCACCACGGCCGCCACGATGGCCATCTCCCTGCCCCTCCACCAGGCGGACCGTTTGCTCCCAGCGGCTCAGCGGTTGCAGAACGAGGTGGGGCGGCGGCTGGGGTCGCTCGCGCTCTCTATCAGTATCTGA
- a CDS encoding cupin domain-containing protein: MKAFRLDELEAERAANDGAYLQFLRERNMSVGLYALDAGTTDPQRPHAQDEVYFVVSGRAAITVGMETTQVARGSVVYVPAGVAHKFHHISEDLRVLVVFSPPES; this comes from the coding sequence ATGAAGGCATTCCGGCTGGACGAACTGGAGGCGGAACGCGCCGCCAACGACGGTGCCTACCTGCAGTTCCTGCGGGAGCGGAACATGTCGGTCGGTCTTTACGCCCTCGACGCGGGCACGACCGACCCGCAGAGGCCGCACGCGCAGGACGAGGTGTACTTCGTGGTGAGCGGACGGGCGGCGATCACCGTGGGCATGGAGACCACCCAGGTCGCCCGCGGCAGCGTGGTCTACGTGCCGGCCGGCGTCGCCCACAAGTTCCATCACATCAGCGAGGACCTGCGGGTCCTGGTGGTGTTCTCTCCGCCGGAGAGCTGA
- the thiC gene encoding phosphomethylpyrimidine synthase ThiC, translating into MTIKDARTPASTQNTAQADTAENTDTAENTEAGKSIGWHKAYVEGSRPDLRVPVRQVHLTNGQSVTLYDTSGPYTDPLVDTDVRRGLAPLRENWIIARGDTEEYAGRPVRPEDDGIKHTSPRGGLRNLDAVFPGRPRQPRRGRDGNAVTQLAYARRGEITPEMEYVAVRENVSPEVVREEIAAGRAVLPANVNHPEIEPMIIGKRFLVKVNANIGNSAVTSSIEEEVDKMTWATRWGADTVMDLSTGRNIHTTREWVLRNSPVPIGTVPLYQALEKVDGRAEELTWEIYKDTVIEQAEQGVDYMTVHAGVRLPYVPLTANRKTGIVSRGGSIMAAWCLAHHKESFLYENFEELCEILAAYDVTYSLGDGLRPGSIADANDEAQFAELRTLGELNRIAKRCNVQTMIEGPGHVPMHKIKENIDLQQEICDEAPFYTLGPLTTDVAPAYDHITSGIGAAMIAWWGTAMLCYVTPKEHLGLPNRDDVKTGVITYKIAAHAADLAKGHPGAQEWDDALSDARFEFRWEDQFNLALDPDTAREFHDETLPAEPAKTAHFCSMCGPKFCSMKISQDIRREHGGSKGEIEEGMARKSKEFAAAGNRVYLPIAD; encoded by the coding sequence ATGACCATCAAGGACGCACGCACGCCTGCCTCCACGCAGAACACCGCCCAGGCGGACACCGCGGAGAACACGGACACCGCGGAGAACACGGAGGCCGGGAAGTCCATCGGCTGGCACAAGGCGTACGTCGAGGGCTCGCGCCCCGATCTGCGGGTGCCGGTCCGTCAGGTGCACCTCACCAACGGGCAGTCGGTCACGCTGTACGACACCTCGGGCCCGTACACCGATCCACTCGTCGACACCGATGTCCGCAGGGGCCTTGCGCCGCTGCGGGAGAACTGGATCATCGCCCGCGGCGACACCGAGGAGTACGCGGGCCGCCCCGTCCGGCCCGAGGACGACGGAATCAAGCACACCTCGCCGCGCGGCGGCCTGCGCAACCTCGACGCCGTCTTCCCCGGCCGCCCGCGCCAGCCGCGCCGGGGCCGGGACGGCAACGCGGTCACGCAGCTCGCCTACGCGCGACGGGGCGAGATCACCCCGGAGATGGAGTACGTGGCCGTCCGGGAGAACGTCTCCCCGGAGGTGGTCCGCGAGGAGATCGCCGCGGGACGTGCCGTGCTGCCCGCCAACGTCAACCACCCCGAGATCGAGCCGATGATCATCGGCAAGCGGTTCCTGGTGAAGGTCAACGCCAACATCGGCAACTCGGCGGTGACGTCCTCCATCGAGGAGGAGGTGGACAAGATGACCTGGGCGACCCGGTGGGGCGCCGACACGGTCATGGACCTCTCCACCGGCCGCAACATCCACACCACCCGCGAGTGGGTCCTGCGCAACTCCCCCGTTCCCATCGGAACCGTGCCGCTCTACCAGGCCCTCGAGAAGGTCGACGGCCGCGCCGAGGAGCTGACCTGGGAGATCTACAAGGACACCGTCATCGAACAGGCGGAGCAGGGCGTGGACTACATGACGGTCCACGCGGGCGTGCGCCTGCCGTACGTACCCCTCACCGCGAACCGCAAGACGGGCATCGTCTCGCGCGGCGGCTCGATCATGGCGGCGTGGTGCCTGGCGCACCACAAGGAGTCGTTCCTCTACGAGAACTTCGAGGAACTCTGCGAGATCCTCGCCGCCTACGACGTCACCTACTCCCTCGGCGACGGCCTGCGTCCGGGGTCGATCGCGGACGCCAACGACGAGGCGCAGTTCGCCGAGCTGCGCACGCTCGGGGAACTCAACCGGATCGCCAAGCGTTGCAACGTACAGACCATGATCGAGGGCCCGGGACATGTCCCGATGCACAAGATCAAGGAGAACATCGACCTTCAGCAGGAGATCTGCGATGAAGCTCCGTTCTATACGCTCGGCCCGCTGACCACGGACGTCGCGCCGGCGTACGACCACATCACCTCCGGCATCGGTGCCGCGATGATCGCCTGGTGGGGCACGGCCATGCTCTGCTACGTCACGCCCAAGGAACACCTGGGCCTGCCCAACCGTGACGACGTCAAGACCGGCGTCATCACCTACAAGATCGCCGCCCATGCCGCCGACCTCGCCAAGGGTCACCCAGGTGCACAGGAGTGGGACGACGCGCTGTCGGACGCCCGGTTCGAGTTCCGCTGGGAGGACCAGTTCAACCTGGCCCTCGACCCCGACACGGCACGGGAGTTCCACGACGAGACACTGCCGGCCGAGCCCGCCAAGACGGCCCACTTCTGCTCCATGTGCGGTCCCAAGTTCTGCTCGATGAAGATCTCCCAGGACATTCGCCGGGAGCACGGAGGCAGTAAGGGCGAGATCGAGGAGGGCATGGCGCGGAAGTCGAAGGAGTTCGCGGCGGCGGGCAACCGGGTGTACCTGCCGATCGCGGACTGA
- a CDS encoding DUF5326 family protein, whose translation MREIFTGLPWWVKWIAVPVIALVVFGGLIASVVGFVVGLLFKLLVFVALVGGLIYVVRKFMSSSSSRSDW comes from the coding sequence ATGCGAGAGATCTTCACGGGACTGCCGTGGTGGGTGAAGTGGATCGCGGTGCCGGTCATCGCCCTGGTCGTGTTCGGCGGACTGATCGCCAGCGTGGTCGGGTTCGTGGTCGGACTGCTGTTCAAGCTGCTGGTCTTCGTCGCGCTCGTCGGCGGACTGATCTACGTCGTACGCAAGTTCATGTCGAGTTCGTCGTCGCGCAGCGACTGGTGA
- a CDS encoding SsgA family sporulation/cell division regulator, translated as MGESVQAEVMMSFLVSEELSFRIPVELRYETRDPYAVRLTFHLPGDAPVTWAFGRELLVDGVGRPCGDGDVRIAPVEPEPLAEVLIRLQVGSDQALFRSSAAPLVAFLDRTDKLVPLGQEGALADFDSHLDEALDRILAEEQSAG; from the coding sequence ATGGGCGAGTCCGTACAGGCAGAGGTCATGATGAGCTTTCTCGTGTCCGAGGAGCTCTCTTTCCGCATCCCGGTGGAGCTGCGCTACGAGACCCGGGATCCCTATGCCGTACGCCTGACCTTTCATCTGCCCGGAGACGCGCCGGTGACCTGGGCCTTCGGCCGGGAGCTGCTGGTGGACGGGGTGGGCCGGCCGTGCGGTGACGGTGACGTGCGCATCGCGCCGGTGGAGCCGGAGCCGCTGGCCGAGGTGCTGATCCGGCTTCAGGTCGGCAGCGACCAGGCACTGTTCCGTTCCTCCGCCGCGCCCCTGGTGGCCTTCCTCGACCGCACCGACAAGTTGGTGCCGCTGGGTCAGGAGGGCGCGCTCGCCGACTTCGACAGCCACCTCGACGAGGCCCTGGACCGCATCCTGGCGGAGGAACAGAGCGCGGGCTGA
- a CDS encoding phage holin family protein, with protein MKNFLVKTIANAGALAVAVWLLDKITLTGGGTGEKALTLIVVALVFGLVNMVVKPIVQVLTFPLFILTLGLFTLVVNALMLLLTSWVADKLDLSFHVDGFWTAVLGGLIVSIVSWALNAFLPDGD; from the coding sequence ATGAAGAATTTCCTAGTCAAGACGATCGCCAACGCCGGCGCCCTCGCGGTCGCCGTGTGGCTGCTCGACAAAATCACCCTGACCGGGGGCGGCACCGGCGAGAAGGCTCTCACGCTGATCGTGGTCGCCCTGGTGTTCGGCCTGGTCAACATGGTCGTGAAGCCGATCGTGCAGGTGCTGACCTTCCCGCTGTTCATCCTGACCCTCGGCCTGTTCACGCTGGTGGTCAACGCGCTGATGCTGCTTCTCACGTCGTGGGTGGCCGACAAGCTCGACCTGAGCTTCCACGTGGACGGGTTCTGGACCGCCGTCCTGGGCGGCCTGATCGTCTCGATCGTCTCCTGGGCGCTCAACGCGTTCCTGCCCGACGGGGACTGA
- a CDS encoding YibE/F family protein encodes MTTPQPPSFPPRRPRRGPNAEEGDGRATGHAPGVASEANAGRHETDYGHHADHGHGAGGGHGASSGHGAGGGHGHSHGHGHGPAAPVSRHLRKVIAAILIPFTAAVLVGLAVLWPGGAPPHERTGVGFDRQTQQATVTKVVELSCQSVNASGGVPTGDTSTAEGSSAAQQAKGDCKRATIRVDTGDDKGRTFDEIVQPDQSRQLHEGQKVVVAYEPSAPKDLQYSVTDINRRLPLALLAGIFALAVVVVGRLRGLMALVSLAISFLLLNFFILPAILQGSNPLVVAVIGSSAIMLIALYLCHGLSARTSVAVLGTLISLLLIGVLGSLFIGWAALTGNTDDNTGLIHGLYPSIDMSGLLLAGVIIGSLGVLDDVTVTQTSAVWELHEANPTMGWRGLYRAGIRIGRDHIASVVNTLVLAYAGAALPLLLLFSIAQSGVGTVANSELVAEEIVRTLVGSIGLVASVPVTTALAALVVSADRPAERPAQVATAGGGASSPARGGRGRRRKR; translated from the coding sequence GTGACCACACCGCAGCCCCCCTCCTTTCCACCGCGCCGGCCCCGCCGCGGACCGAACGCCGAAGAGGGCGACGGCCGGGCGACCGGCCACGCCCCCGGCGTCGCTTCCGAGGCGAACGCCGGCAGACACGAGACGGATTACGGGCACCATGCGGACCACGGGCACGGTGCGGGCGGCGGACACGGTGCGAGCAGTGGGCACGGTGCGGGCGGCGGGCACGGGCACTCGCACGGGCACGGCCACGGACCGGCGGCTCCCGTCTCCCGGCATCTGCGGAAGGTCATCGCCGCGATCCTGATCCCCTTCACCGCGGCCGTCCTGGTCGGGCTCGCGGTGCTGTGGCCGGGTGGCGCACCGCCGCACGAGCGCACCGGCGTCGGCTTCGACCGGCAGACGCAGCAGGCCACCGTCACCAAGGTGGTCGAGCTGAGCTGCCAGTCCGTCAACGCCTCGGGCGGTGTCCCGACCGGCGACACGTCCACCGCCGAGGGTTCCTCCGCGGCGCAGCAGGCGAAGGGCGACTGCAAGCGGGCGACCATCCGTGTCGACACCGGCGACGACAAGGGCCGCACGTTCGACGAGATCGTGCAGCCGGACCAGTCACGGCAGTTGCACGAGGGCCAGAAGGTGGTGGTCGCCTACGAGCCCTCCGCGCCGAAGGACCTGCAGTACTCGGTGACCGACATCAACCGCCGGCTCCCGCTGGCCCTGCTCGCCGGCATCTTCGCCCTCGCCGTCGTGGTCGTGGGACGGCTGCGCGGGCTCATGGCGCTGGTCTCGCTGGCCATCAGCTTCCTGCTGCTGAACTTCTTCATCCTGCCCGCCATCCTGCAGGGCTCGAACCCCCTGGTCGTGGCGGTGATCGGGTCCAGCGCCATCATGCTGATCGCGTTGTACCTGTGCCACGGACTGTCGGCCCGCACATCCGTGGCGGTGCTGGGCACCCTGATCTCGCTGCTGCTGATCGGCGTGCTCGGGTCTCTCTTCATCGGCTGGGCCGCGCTCACCGGCAACACGGACGACAACACCGGCCTCATTCACGGCCTGTACCCGTCCATCGACATGAGCGGTCTGCTGCTCGCCGGGGTCATCATCGGTTCGCTCGGTGTCCTCGACGACGTGACGGTCACCCAGACGTCGGCGGTATGGGAACTGCACGAAGCCAACCCGACGATGGGCTGGCGCGGCCTGTACCGGGCGGGCATCCGCATCGGCCGGGACCACATCGCCTCGGTGGTGAACACGCTCGTCCTCGCCTACGCGGGCGCGGCACTCCCCCTGCTGCTGCTGTTCTCGATCGCGCAGAGCGGTGTGGGGACCGTCGCCAACAGCGAGCTGGTCGCGGAGGAGATCGTGCGGACGCTGGTCGGCTCGATCGGGCTGGTGGCCTCCGTGCCGGTCACCACGGCCCTCGCCGCCCTGGTCGTGTCGGCGGACCGTCCGGCCGAACGACCGGCCCAGGTGGCGACGGCGGGTGGCGGGGCCAGTTCCCCGGCCCGTGGCGGGCGAGGCCGTCGCCGCAAGCGCTGA
- a CDS encoding low molecular weight protein-tyrosine-phosphatase, with amino-acid sequence MTYRVCFVCTGNICRSPMAEAVFHARVADAGLGHLVEADSAGTGGWHEGEGADPRTEAVLAEHGYDLDHAARQFQQSWFSRLDLVVALDAGHLRALRRLAPTERDAAKVRLLRSYDPAVAGGDLDVPDPYYGGRDGFEECLEMVEAASTGLLAAVREQVEGRAA; translated from the coding sequence ATGACCTACCGCGTCTGTTTCGTGTGCACGGGCAACATCTGCCGTTCCCCGATGGCCGAGGCCGTCTTCCACGCGCGCGTGGCCGACGCCGGACTCGGCCACCTCGTCGAGGCCGACAGCGCCGGCACCGGCGGCTGGCACGAGGGAGAGGGCGCGGACCCTCGCACCGAGGCCGTGCTGGCGGAGCACGGTTACGACCTGGACCACGCGGCCCGGCAGTTCCAGCAGTCCTGGTTCTCCCGCCTCGACCTGGTCGTCGCCCTCGACGCCGGTCATCTGAGGGCCCTGCGGCGCCTCGCCCCCACGGAGCGGGACGCGGCCAAGGTGCGTCTGCTGCGGTCGTACGACCCCGCGGTCGCGGGCGGCGACCTGGACGTCCCGGACCCGTACTACGGGGGCCGGGACGGCTTCGAGGAATGCCTTGAGATGGTGGAGGCGGCGAGCACCGGTCTGCTCGCCGCGGTACGTGAGCAAGTGGAAGGACGGGCGGCATGA